The Triticum aestivum cultivar Chinese Spring chromosome 7B, IWGSC CS RefSeq v2.1, whole genome shotgun sequence genome window below encodes:
- the LOC123160973 gene encoding uncharacterized protein, with protein MDPSGAFVRSSRNVLLASLVRSGTGGISGSGSSRGRGGAGGSQTMVRRVLHGVITFIFAIASSSSSSWRTSKGNKGGYFDDLGMGVPAHVRTESRIRAALSKS; from the exons ATGGATCCGTCGGGCGCGTTCGTGCGGAGCTCGAGAAATGTGTTGCTGGCATCGCTGGTGAGGAGCGGGACCGGCGGCATCAGCGGGAGCGGGAGCAGCcgcgggaggggcggcgccggcgggagccAGACaatggtgcgccgggtgctccacGGCGTCATCACCTTCATCTTCGCCATCG CTTCAAGCTCCAGTTCATCCTGGCGAACTTCTAAGGGAAACAAGGGAGGATATTTCGATGATTTAGGCATGGGGGTTCCTGCTCATGTACGTACTGAGAGCAGGATCCGAGCGGCGCTCTCCAAATCTTAG